The following is a genomic window from Verrucosispora sp. WMMD573.
CGCAGGCGGGCGGTGACCGCGACGAACACGCTCAGCGCGACGGACGCCGCCACCATGCGGCCCAGCGCCATGGCGCCGGGGGAGTAGTCGTGCCCGGCGAAGCGGATGGCCACGAACGCCGAGGCCCACAGCAGCACCGTGGTCCCGGCGGCGGCGACGATCGGCCATGACCGGGGCCGGTCCTCCGGCCAGGTGTACGCGGGCACGGCTCGGATCGAGGCGGCGGGCTCGGTCATCGGCGGGCTGTTCATGAGGAGATTCTCGGCCGCCCAATGATTCAGCACCAGCGACTGTTCCTTCACAACGATTAAGCCGCGCTTTATCGTTGAGTGGTGCTTGACGTTCACCGCCTCCGGGTCTTCCGTTCCGTCGTGGCGTCCGGGTCGGTCCAGGCCGCCGCCACCAACCTGGGCTACACCCCCTCCGCCGTCAGTCAGCACCTCACCGCACTGCAACGCGAGACGGGTCTCACTCTCCTCGCCAAGGCAGGGCGAGGGTTGCGGCCCACGGCCGCCGGGCACGCCCTCGCCGCCGAAGCCGATCGGGTGCTCGCCCGGGTCGGTGCGGCCGAATCGCTTATCGCGGACCTGCGCTCCGGCCGGACCGGCACCCTGTCCATCGCGTACTTCGCGTCGGTTGGCGCGGCGTGGATGCCGCACGTGGTGCGGTCCATTCTCACCGAACTCCCCGGCGTGCGGCTCGACCTGCAACTACGCGAACACATCCCGGACAGCCGGGAGGAGCGCGCCGACGTGCAGGTGGTTGTGGCGGGCACCGGCTTCGACCCTGGTTCGGGCTTCACCGCCCACCACCTCCTCGACGACCCGTACGTCGCCGTGGTGCCGGCCGGGCACCGCCTCGCCGACCGGCCGGAGACGGACCTCGCCGACCTCGCCGACGAGCGTTGGGTCGACAACGACTTCGCCCGCGGCTGGTGCCGCGCCCACCTCCTGGAGGCCTGCACCGCCGCCGGGTTCCGCCCGGCCTTCCGGGTCGAGGCGCACGACTACCGGACGGCACTCGCCTTCGTTGCCGCCGGCATCGGCCTCACGGTGCTGCCCGCGCTCGGCGCGGCACACCTGCCCGAGGGCGTGACCTGTGTGCGGCTGCTCCGCCCGACGCCGACCCGGTCGATCCACGTGGTGGTGCACGACGCGGTCGAGCACACCCCGGCGGCCCGGCTGGCGGTCTCCGCGCTGCGACACGCCGCCCACTCGGCCCCCATCCCGGTCACCCCGTGACGGTCCGTGGGTCAGATCGGATCCAGGGCTCCGCGTGCGACACCGCCGACGTTCCTAGCGGTGCAGTTGCCGCTTCCAGTCGGCGGGCACCCGCTCGGCCGGAGCAGGAACGCCCTGCTCCGGCGGACGGCTGACGGGCGGCACGAGCGACGGTCCCTGGTCATAGAGGACCTGCTCGTCGTAGTCCCAGAACCACTCCTCGCCCGGCTCGAAGCTACGGACGAACCGGTGCCCGGTCGCGGCATGGTGGGCGCTGGCGTGCTGGCTGGGCGAGGAGTCACAGCATCCGACGTGACCGCACTGGCCGCACCGCCGCAGATGGAACCACCAGCCCGGCGGGTCGGCCGCCATGCAGTCGGCGCAGCCCGGGCCGCTCGGCGGCACCTCGGGGTCGATGCCTTCCATGGCGTGTCCTCTCCGTCAGGCGGTCCGCCCGGCGGCGGGCAACCGCGCGCCGGCAGCCGGCAACTCTACCCCCGGCCGGGCGGGTCATACCCTGGTTCCCCGCCGCACGGTCCCCGGTCGGGCGGCTCACCCGGGTCGGGTTCGCTGCCACTCATCGCCGGTGATCGCGTACTCGACCTCGCCCTGTTCCGTCCCGGGCAGCGGGTCGTCCCAGGACGGGAAGAAGGTGCGGATGTGGCGTAGGCCGACGGCCTCCATCACCCGGCGGGATCCGGTGTTCACGGTCATGGTCTGCGCGATGACCCGACGCTGGCCGACAGTCTCGAAGGCGTGCCGCAGCAGTTCCCGGCTGGCCTCACTGGCCAGACCCTTGCCCCAGTGCCGGCGCGGCAGACGGTAGCCGAGATCGCTGACCGTCGGGTCGTCCGGCTGGTCGGGGCCGTGTGCCGGCGGAAGCATCATCAGCCCGACGAACTCGCCTTCGTCCTCGGTCGTCGGCGGCGTCGAACCGCGCGCCCCACCGTCGGTGCCAAACGCCATCCAGTAGCCCAGGCCGTTCACCTTCTCGGCCAGCGTCATCCGATTCGCGTGCGACCCGACCACCTCGTCTCTGCTGCGGGCCCGGCCGTAGAGGTAGCGCAACACTTCCGGGTCGGAGTCCAACTCGACCTCCAGGTCGAGGTGCCGGTCGGCGAGCGGGACCAGCAGCAGACGATCGGTACGCAGAATCGGTTGCGGCATCGGGCCACGATCGCACGACCCGGCACCGCACGACGCGGGATTTTCGCCTCGCCCCGAGCAGCGGCGCGGCCCGGATGCCCGTCCGACCGCTGCGCCGCCCCGCCACCCCCAGGGTGACCCAGTTGCCGGGCGAGGAAGCCCGCCGAGAACTGCCACGCCGAGACGCGGCTCATCGGCTCGACTGACCGTGCCCGCGCCACCCGACGGGAGGCTGTCGGTCGAGCCCGCCACTGGGGCAACAACCCGTGGGCCAGGCTGTCCGCCGTTGCCGCAGCGGCGACGGTGCGGGCGAAGCCGCGTCCACGCCGGCTCGGCGCGGTCAGCACGCTCGGCCGGCGAGACGCCGTGACAGGCCGGCCGGAAACACCGACCAACCGTTTGCATGACCATACGTTGTGGTGCATACTTTTCCTTGTGTCCAAGGTCCTGACCTCCCTGCCCACCGGTGAACGTGTCGGCATCGCCTTCTCCGGCGGCCTCGACACCTCCGTCGCGGTCGCGTGGATGCGCGACAAGGGCGCCATCCCGTGCGCCTACACCGCCGACATCGGCCAGTACGACGAGCCCGACATCGCCTCGGTGCCCGACCGGGCACTCAGCTACGGCGCCGAGGTCGCCCGGCTCGTCGACTGCCGTGCGGCCCTGGTGGAAGAGGGCCTGGCCGCGTTGACCTGTGGCGCCTTCCACATCCGCTCGGGCGGGCGGGCGTACTTCAACACCACGCCGCTGGGCCGCGCGGTCACCGGCACGCTGCTGGTGCGGGCGATGATCTCCGACGACGTGCAGATCTGGGGCGACGGCTCGACCTTCAAGGGCAACGACATCGAGCGGTTCTACCGCTACGGACTGCTGGCCAACCCGCAGCTGCGCATCTACAAGCCGTGGTTGGACACCGACTTCGTCAGCGACCTCGGTGGCCGCAAGGAGATGTCGGAATGGTTGCTGGCCCGGGGTCTGCCGTACCGGGACAGCACCGAGAAGGCGTACTCGACCGACGCGAACATCTGGGGTGCCACCCACGAGGCGAAGACCCTCGAACATCTCGACACCGGCATCGAGACGGTCAACCCGATCATGGGCGTCCGGTTCTGGGACCCGGCGGTGGAGATCCCCACCGAGGACGTGACGATCGGCTTCGACCAGGGCCGGCCGGTGACCATCAACGGAAAGGAGTTCGGCACCGCGGTCGACCTGGTGCTGGAGGCCAACGCCATCGGCGGCCGGCACGGGCTGGGCATGTCCGACCAGATCGAGAACCGGATCATCGAGGCCAAGAGCCGGGGCATCTACGAGGCCCCCGGCATGGCGCTGCTGCACGTGGCGTACGAGCGGCTGGTCAACGCCATCCACAACGAGGACACCCTGGCCAACTACCACAACGAGGGTCGCCGACTGGGCCGGCTGATGTACGAGGGCCGGTGGCTGGACCCGCAGGCGCTGATGCTGCGCGAGTCACTGCAACGCTGGGTCGGCACCGCCGTCACCGGCGAGGTGACGCTGCGGCTGCGCCGGGGCGAGGACTACTCCATCCTGGACACCACCGGACCGGCCTTCAGCTATCACCCGGACAAGCTGTCGATGGAGCGTACGACGGACTCGGCCTTCGGTCCGGCCGACCGCATCGGTCAGCTCACCATGCGCAACCTCGACATCGCCGACTCGCGGGCCAAACTGGAGCAGTACGCGCACCTGGGAATGGTCGGCGGCGCTCCGCAGCGGGTGGTCGGTGCCGCCCAGGCGGCCTCGACCGGGCTGATCGGCGCGATGCCGGAGGGCGGCGCGGAGGCGATCGCCTCCCGGGGCGTCCCGTCGGCCGAGGACGAGGCGCTCGACCGCGCCGCGATGGAGTTCGGCGTCGACTGAGGCGACCGGCTCGGGTCAGGCCCACCCGCCCGCCGCCGACTGTTACCCACCGCCGGCAGCGGGCGGTGTCGTCTCCGGCCTGCCGATCGGTGGCCGGTACGCTTGCCGCCTTCGGAGGTGCGGAAGGAGGTGGCGGTGCTGGCCGGCGTACGACCCTGGCAGGTGGTCGCGGTGGCGACGGCCGTCACGGTACTGGCCTGGTCCGGCTTCTGGTACCTGGCCCTGCCCCGCTTCGACGTCTGCCCTGCGGTGCATCCCGCGCCGGCCGGTTGTCGGGTCGACGCGCGGATCTCGGCCGCGTGGCTCTGGACGACGATCGTGACGGTGCTGCACGTGGCTGTCGTCGTCGCCGTCCGGGTCCGTCCGGGCGGGCAGTACCGCCGGTCGGTCGCGTTGGGAACTGTGGCGCTGGGCGTCGCGACCCTTTACGGCCTGTGGGCGGTGTGGCAGGCGGGCGGCTGACCGTCGACCACCCGACCGGCGCGTCGCCGCCTGGTGTCCGTGAGCGGTCGCGGGCAGCGCACGGCCATCTATCCGTGGCCGATCGACCGAGGTGACCTTCCCGGAAGTTCGCTCTACTTTGCGTAGCCGACCGATCGCGCCCCGTTTCGGGATGGGGGGTGGCGTCGGTCTTGTTCGCTTCCCGAGGAGGACCCGTTGAGGTATCCCACCGGCCTGTCCGCCGCCGCGTCCGTGACCGTGCTCGTCGCGTCCGCGTTGACCGTCCTGCCCGCGGTCGCCGCCTCCGCCGCCCCGGCCGCGCTCGCCTACCACGCCGTCGACCTGGGCACACTGGGCGGTGCCGCCAGCGCCGCCACCGCGACGAACGACAGTGGCGCGGTCGTCGGTTGGAGCCTGACGGCCGACGGCGCCCGGCACGCGTTCGTCTGGCGCAACGGGGTGATGACCGACCTGGGCGTGTTGCCGGGGCACCTGGAGTCCACCGCTGTCGACATCAATGAGCGCGGCGAGGTGGTCGGCACCTCGACCGGCCCTGAGCTGATCACCCGGGCCGTGCTCTGGCGAAATGGCCAGATGATCGACCTGGGGACCCTCGGCGGCGACTACAGCGAGGCGGTCGCCGTCAACGACCGAGGGCAGGTGCTCGGCCTGAGCAACCCGGCCACCGACATCCCGCACCGGGTCGTTTGGCGGGACGGTGCGATCACCGACCTGGGCCGGCAGGACTTCTACGAGCTGACCACCGGGTTCAACAACCGGGGCGACGTGGTGGGCACCTTCAACGTCCCGCCGTACGACTACCCGTGCACCTGTGTGGGTGGCCGGTTGCGGGACGGCGTCCTCACCCCTGTCGGCGACCAGGCGACGGCGATCAACAACCTCGGCGACGTGGTCGGCGTCGACGGTGGCCGGGCCTTCCGCTGGCGTGCCGGGGTGCTGGCCGACCTGGGCACGTTGGGCGGCGCGACGAGCCGGGCGACCGCCGTGAACGACCTGGGAGTGGTCCTCGGCAGCGCCGACACCGCCGCCGGTGTCCGACGGCCC
Proteins encoded in this region:
- a CDS encoding UBP-type zinc finger domain-containing protein; translated protein: MEGIDPEVPPSGPGCADCMAADPPGWWFHLRRCGQCGHVGCCDSSPSQHASAHHAATGHRFVRSFEPGEEWFWDYDEQVLYDQGPSLVPPVSRPPEQGVPAPAERVPADWKRQLHR
- a CDS encoding GNAT family N-acetyltransferase yields the protein MPQPILRTDRLLLVPLADRHLDLEVELDSDPEVLRYLYGRARSRDEVVGSHANRMTLAEKVNGLGYWMAFGTDGGARGSTPPTTEDEGEFVGLMMLPPAHGPDQPDDPTVSDLGYRLPRRHWGKGLASEASRELLRHAFETVGQRRVIAQTMTVNTGSRRVMEAVGLRHIRTFFPSWDDPLPGTEQGEVEYAITGDEWQRTRPG
- a CDS encoding LysR family transcriptional regulator; protein product: MLDVHRLRVFRSVVASGSVQAAATNLGYTPSAVSQHLTALQRETGLTLLAKAGRGLRPTAAGHALAAEADRVLARVGAAESLIADLRSGRTGTLSIAYFASVGAAWMPHVVRSILTELPGVRLDLQLREHIPDSREERADVQVVVAGTGFDPGSGFTAHHLLDDPYVAVVPAGHRLADRPETDLADLADERWVDNDFARGWCRAHLLEACTAAGFRPAFRVEAHDYRTALAFVAAGIGLTVLPALGAAHLPEGVTCVRLLRPTPTRSIHVVVHDAVEHTPAARLAVSALRHAAHSAPIPVTP
- the argG gene encoding argininosuccinate synthase, encoding MSKVLTSLPTGERVGIAFSGGLDTSVAVAWMRDKGAIPCAYTADIGQYDEPDIASVPDRALSYGAEVARLVDCRAALVEEGLAALTCGAFHIRSGGRAYFNTTPLGRAVTGTLLVRAMISDDVQIWGDGSTFKGNDIERFYRYGLLANPQLRIYKPWLDTDFVSDLGGRKEMSEWLLARGLPYRDSTEKAYSTDANIWGATHEAKTLEHLDTGIETVNPIMGVRFWDPAVEIPTEDVTIGFDQGRPVTINGKEFGTAVDLVLEANAIGGRHGLGMSDQIENRIIEAKSRGIYEAPGMALLHVAYERLVNAIHNEDTLANYHNEGRRLGRLMYEGRWLDPQALMLRESLQRWVGTAVTGEVTLRLRRGEDYSILDTTGPAFSYHPDKLSMERTTDSAFGPADRIGQLTMRNLDIADSRAKLEQYAHLGMVGGAPQRVVGAAQAASTGLIGAMPEGGAEAIASRGVPSAEDEALDRAAMEFGVD